Genomic DNA from Desulfuromonas versatilis:
GCTCCCGGGACGAACTCGGCAGGCTGGCGGGGTCACTCGCGGAAATGGGCCGCTCGCTCGCCGAATCTCGGGACCGGCTGGTTGACTGGAACCTCAGCCTGCAGCAGGAGGTGGATCGAAAGGTCGCCGCGCTGCGCGAATCCGAGGAGCGCTACCGGCTGATTTTCTCCTCCGAGTCAGACGCGATCCTGATTTTCGAAGCCGAGACCCGTGCGCTGGTCGAGGCCAACCGGGCCGCCGCCGAACTCTATGGGTACGCGCTGGATGAATTTGCCGGGCTTTGCCTGGAGGACCTGCTTTGCGATGTGGAACAGGGCCGGGCGCGGCTGGCCAGGGTCCTGGCCGGAACGCTCAGCCGAATCGAGCTGACCTATCACCGGAAAAAGGATGGCTCGGTGTTTCCCGCCGAAGTCTCGGCGGGGACCTTCCGTTGGGGAGGGAAACTGATGCTCGTCGGCATCGTGCGCGACATCAGCGAGCGGCTCGAGATCGACAGGATGAAGGATGAGATGCTCGCCGCGGTGAGCCACGAGATGCGCACCCCGCTGACGGCGATGATGGGCTTTGCCGAATTCATGTTGGATAATCCGGTGGCTGAGGCCGAGGCCCGTGAATACCTGGGGATTATCCTCAAGGAGACCGACCGTCTCCATGGGCTGATCGACAACCTGCTCAGCTTTCAGCGTCTGCGGGCGGGCTATGGGGGAGATGGTTTCGCCGGGGTGTCCCTGGAACAGCTCCTCGAGGAGGTTGCCGAGCTGTTCGGGGGGCCCTCCAGCCGGCGCAAGCTGGTGCTGGACTGCCAGGAGGGGCTGCCCGCGGTTCATGGTGACGCCGAACTGCTTCGGCAGGCGGTGGGAAACCTGGTGTCCAACGCGGTCAAGTACTCCCCACCGGGAACCCGGGTCACCCTGGGGGCGCGCGCCGCCGAGGGCTGGGTTACCCTGCGGGTCGAGGATCAGGGGCAGGGGATCCCCCCGGCGGTGCGCGAGCAGATCTTTGACCGGTTCTTCCGTATCGATCGCGGGGGGAGCAAGCGCGTCGGCGGCACCGGCCTCGGCCTGCCCCTGGTCAAGGAGATCGCCCGCCTGCACGGCGGAAGGGTGCGGGTCGAGAGCAGCGAGGGGGAAGGGAGTACCTTTTTTCTTGAACTGCCGGTGGCCGGACCCGGGCGGCCGCAGCCGCAGCGCGAATCGTCCAGCGAGGCCGAATTCGCTTAGCCTCTCCCTGGATTGTGGCGAGTGCCTGCGGAGGTGGGACTGGGGGGCCGTGCCTGGCGGCTCAGGTGAGATCGGTGCCGGTGGTGGAGGTGACCAGTTTGCCGTGCTTGACCCCCTTGGTGCCGATCAGTTCATCGGCCAGCTTGCGCACTTCGCGAGCCTTGCCCTTGACTACCACCACCTCGAGGCAGTGGTGGGCATCGAGGTGGACATGCAGCGCAGAAATGATCGCCTCGTGGTGGGAATGCTGGTGCTCGGTCAGCTTGTCGGCAAGGTCGCGGGTGTGGTGGTCGTAGACCAGGGTAACGGTCCCCACCGTCTGCTCATCCTCGCGGGCCCATTGGTCCTCGACCAGGGCCCCGCGGATCAGGTCGCGAATCGCCTCGGAGCGGTTGCCGTACCCCTTGCGGGCAATCAGCTCGTCAAAGCGCTTGAGCAGCCGATCGTCAATGGAAATTCCGAAACGAGAAAGTTCGGACATGGTTGCCGCCTCCGAGCCTGGGTGGGATGCCCACGTGTTTAGCACGCCCCTCCCCAAGGGTCAAGAATATTGCGGGGCTAGCCTCGGCTGTCCACTTCCTATCCACAGCATCTCCACCGGTGGTTCACAAGATGTAGTGTTTTTTCGGAAAAAAACCGGCTATATCTTGTGTCTTTTGCCTTGACACCCCAACTCACTGTGCTAAATTCGCCCTAATTGTGCCGGCGTTCCGCCCCCCTCGGGCGGTCCCGGAAATGCTGAACAGTTGAGAGGGAGGGTGGGAAAGATGCTCGAGTTCATTCGCAAGAGGGACGGGAGGCTGGTTTCCTTCGAAGAGTCAAAGGTCACCGAGGCCATCCGCAAGGCGGTCCGGGCCGTCGGCGGCAGCGACATGGAAAAGGCCGCCTCCATCACCCGGCAGGTGGTGGGCATTCTTCAGGTCATCTACAAGGACGAGCGGGTTCCCACGGTGGAAAACGTTCAGGACCTGGTCGAGAAGATCCTCATCGAAAATGGTCACGCCAAGGTGGCCAAAGCCTACATCCTCTACCGCAAGCAGCACGAGTCCTTGCGCAGGACTCAGGAGTTCATGAAGGAGTCGATCGAGGCGATCGATTCCTACCTCACCCAGGAGGACTGGCGGGTCAACGAAAACGCCAACATGGGCTACTCCCTGCAGGGGCTCAACAACCATATCGCCGCCAATATCACCAGCAATTACTGGCTCAACAAAATCTATCCGAGCTACATCGCTGACGCGCACCGCAACGCCGACTTTCATATCCACGATCTGGGCATGCTCTCGGTCTACTGCTGCGGCTGGGACCTGAAGGACCTGCTGCTCAAGGGGTTCACCGGCGCCTACGGCAAGGTGCAGAGTGCCCCGGCCAGTCACTTTCGCACCGCGCTCGGCCAGGTGGTCAACTTCTTCTACACCCTGCAGGGCGAGGCGGCCGGGGCCCAGGCCTTCGCCAACTTCGACACCCTGCTGGCGCCTTTCATCCGCTACGACCGGCTCGGCTTCAAGGAAGTCAAGCAGGCGATGCAGGAGTTCATCTTTAACATGAACGTGCCGACCCGCGTCGGCTTCCAGACCCCCTTCACCAATATCACCATGGACGTGACCCCGCCGCGCAACATGGCCGGGGAAGCCGTTATCTGCGGCGGGCGGATGATGGAGCAGACCTACGGAGAGTTCCAGGCCGAGATGGACCTCTTCAACCGGGCCTTCTGCGAGGTGATGATGGCCGGCGATGCCTCCGGGCGGATCTTCTCCTTCCCCATCCCGACCTACAACATCACCGCCGACACCGATTGGGAAGGCGAGCGCATGCAGCCGATCTGGGAGATGACCGCCAAGTACGGCATCCCCTATTTCAGCAACTTTATCAACTCGGATATGGACCCCGAGGATGCGCGCTCCATGTGCTGTCGGCTGCGCCTGGACAACCGCGAACTGCGCCGCCGCGGCGGCGGGCTGTTTGGCAGCAACCCGCTCACCGGGTCGATCGGCGTGGTCACTCTCAACCTGCCTCGGGCCGCCTTCCTGGCCGAAAGCGAAGAGGCTTTCTATGCCCGCATCTCGGAGCTGATGCGGCTCGCCTTCGAATCGCTGGAGATCAAGCGCAAGCAGCTCGAGCGTTTTACCGACGAAGGGCTCTATCCTTACAGCCGCTACTACCTTGCGGGTATCCGCGAGCGCAGCGGCAACTATTGGGACAACCACTTTTCCACCATCGGCCTGCTCGGCATGAACGAGGCCTGCCTCAACCTGCTCGGCCAGGGGATCGATACGGCGGCGGGCAAGGCCTTCGCCGTCAAGGCCCTGCAGTTCATGCGCGGCCAGCTCGAGGCCTTCCAGGAGCAGACCGGGCATCTCTACAACCTGGAGGCGACGCCCGCCGAGGGGACCAGCTTCCGGTTGGCCCGGGCCGACCGCAAGCGCTTTCCGGATATCCGCACCGCCGGTGGCGAAGAGCCCTACTACACCAATTCCACCCAGCTGCCGGTGGGGACCACTGAAGACATCTTCCAGGCCCTCACCCATCAGGACGCTCTGCAGACCCAGTACACCGGCGGCACCGTGTTCCACGGTTTTCTCGGCGAGCGCCTCGACGACTGGCGCAGCGCCCGGCTGCTGGTGAAGCGGATCGCCGAAAACTTCCATCTTCCCTATTTCACCATCAGCCCCACTTTCACCATCTGTCCGGTGCACGGCTACATCCCCGGAGAACACTTCGCCTGCCCCCATCATCACGAGGGGAAGGCGGCCTGACGGTAGGGGCAGACCTGCGTGTCTGCCCTGATGGTACGGCCTGCAATGAATAAGGGCGCACACGCAGGTGCGCCCCTACCTGAAGGAGGCAACATGGCAACCAAATGCGATGCGAAAACCGAGGTTTACTCCCGGGTCTGCGGATTTTTCCGTCCGGTGCAGCAGTGGAACAAGGGGAAGAAGGAAGAGTTCAAGGACCGCACCGAATACGTGGTGGGCGGCAAGAGCGAAGACTGAGCGATGGGGGTGAAGGGGTTCCAGGGGACCAGTCTGCTCGACTACCCGGGCAAGATCGCCTCGCTGGTCTTTTTCGGCGGCTGCAACCTGACCTGTCCGTTCTGCCATAACCCTTCGCTGGTGCTGGCACCCGGCGAACTGCCCGATTACCCGCTGACGGCGCTTCTGGAAGACCTCCGGGAGCGCCGCCGGTTTATCGACGGGGTGGTGGTGACCGGGGGCGAGCCGACCCTCGACCCCGATCTGCTGCCCCTGCTGCGGGAAATCCGGAAGCTCGACCTGCGGATCAAGATTGACACCAACGGCCTGGCTCCGCAGGTGCTGCGCCGAGCGCTTGCGGAAGGCCTGGTCGACTACCTGGCCATGGACCTGAAAACCTCCCCCGGGCGTTATGGTGAATTGCACCGGGCCCCGGTGGCGGTGGCAGATCTGCAGGCCAGCGCAGCGATCCTGCGGGAGAGCGGGATTCAGTACGAATTTCGCACCACCTGCGTTCCCGGTTATGTCGAGGCAGAGGATATCCAGGCAATGGGCGCGTTGATCCAGGGGGCAGAGCTGTGGGTGCTGCAGCAGTTCGAGCAGGCCCACAGCCTGGACGAGGGGCTTCGCGGGGTGGAGCAGCACCCCGTTGCCAAGCTGGGGGCCCTCGCCGAGTTGGCTGGAAGCTACGTCCGGAGTCTCAAGGTTCGCGGCATCGAGCCGTAGCGGCGGGAACCGCTGGTCGCCAAAACGCAAAAAGGGGAAGGCATGACGCCTTCCCCTTTTTGCGTTTTGGCTGGATTCTGTCGATCAGCGTCTGCCCTTAGCTCCGCGCGACGGACAGACCGGATTCTGGATCGTCCCCTGAACGGCCAGGGTGGGAAGCGCCGACAGCTAGAAGCTGTCGATGCGCAACTCGGCCCCGGAGCCGGGGCGGCCGTCGGGGGTAAGCCAGATATCATAGGGGCCGGCGGGGGCATTCAGCACCACCCGGCTGGCTTTGGAGCGCTTGCCGCGGAAGCGCACCACGCTGGAGAGTTCGGCCACCCGCTGGCCGTTTTCATAAACCTCGACAAACAGCCGTTTAAGGGTGCTGTGCTTGATGGTGACCAGGTAGTTGCCGCCGGGCAGGATCACCTGCTGGGCGTCGTTCTCCCGCGGCGCGGTGGTCCGGGTCAGGTCGATGACCATCGGCTCGAAAGGTCCGGGGTCAGTGTCGGGGATCTGTGTAAAGTTGACGGCATTGGCCGCGTTGACCAGGCCGAAGCCGAACCAATCGTCTCTCCCTACCGTGCCGAGGTCGGTGGCGGTTTGCTGCAGGCGGAAACGCACTTCGTCGTTGATTCGGCCGTCGTTGTTGAGATCTTCGATCCCCTTGGCTATGACCAGGGCGGCTACCCCGCTGACGTGGGGGGCGGCTTCCGAGGTGCCGGAGAACCCCATGTACCCGCCGCCGAGGTAGGTCGAGGTGATGTCCGTGCCCGGCGCGGCCAGTTCTACCTCAGGGCCGAGGCTGGAGAAGGTGGCGAACTGGTCGTCTATCTGGGTTGCGCTGACGGCGATCACCGAATCGTAGGCCGCCGGGTAGGTGACTGGCCCGCCGCCGAAGTTGCCCGCTGCGGCAACCACCAGGATGCCCGCCTGCCAGGCCTGGTCGCAGGCCTGCTGCAGGGCAGGGTCATTCACCGTGACGGCAAGGCTCAAATTGATGATGTCGACCTGGTTGTCGATGGCCCAGTCGATCCCCTGGATGACCCAGCTGACAAACCCTTGTCCGCCCCCGTCCATGACCCTGACGGCGTAAATTTCCGCGGATGGGGCGACACCCACCACCCCCTGGTCGTTGAGGGCGGCGGCGATGATCCCGGCCACGTGGGTGCCGTGACCGTTTTCGTCGTCGGGGACCGCATCGCCGAAGACGAAGTCGGTGCCGCCGGCATAAACGCCCGCCAGTTCCGGGTGGCTGGCGTCGATGCCCGAGTCGACGACGGCTATTTTGACCCTGGCGCCACCCGTGGTGGTGCCGGTGATGCCCTGCAGGTGCACAGCGCGGCTGCCGATGCGCTCCACGCCCCAGGAATTCTGGTATTCGATGGAAGCGGCCAGGGGGGCGATCATCTGCACCAGGGCATCCTCCTGGACGTAGGCGACCAGGGGGTTGTCTTTAAGTTTGGCGATTTCCTCCTCGGGCAGGCTCGCGGCGATGACCGGAAGGCGTTTGAACTTGCGCTTGATTTTGCCCCTGCGGGCGGAAACGGCTGATTCCTCCTGGGCGCCGGGCGCCGAGCGGAAGCCGATGATGACCCTTTTCTCGGCCGCCATGGCTTCGGCGGGAATGGACATCCCCGTGCAGACCAGGGCGATGAGGGCGAGGAACAACGGGATACTTCTCATAGCGTGCTACTCCAGAACCGACAGGAAGCCGGGCGCTCCCGGGGCCAAGCCCGGGTGGTCCATAGATTGCTGCCGGAGGTGAAGAGGGAAGATCGGAAAAGAACAAGGGGGGCCTGCCTCGGCAGGCCCCCCTGCCCGTGTTGCTGCGGAGGAATGCGTTCCGGTCAGTGACCGGAACGCCTCCGGTTGGGGTGAATTATCTCACGCGGAAGGATACCGCGTTGCTCTTTACGCCGTTGACGACCACGACGATGTCGTAGTTGCCGCGGCGGACGCTGGGCACGCGGAAGGCAATTTCATCGGCCTTCCAGCGACGGATGTCGGCCTTTTCATCGCCGAACAGCACGTAGGAGCTGCCCTGGTTACTGCCGAAGTTGGCGCCTTCGATCTTCCGGGTGTCGCGGGAGCGGCCCGAGTCGCGGTTCAGGTCGTCGATGACCGGAGCGATGACTGCCGGGGGCTCTTCCACCACGGGAGGCTCTTCCACCACCGGGGGCTCTTCCACCACCGGGGGGGCGGTGACGCTGGCGGTGGCGGCAGCGGTGAAGGTCGATTTCACCACCAGGTTCTCGCCGCAGGCGCCGCTGGCGACGATCCGGTCGTCAGCCCAGGAAATCACCTGGGCCTGGGTGCCGTTCATGAAGGCGCCGAGGTCGCTGGCCGCTGCCGGGGGAGCGCTGCCGAAGCCGCTGCCCAGGACGGTCAGGGTGCCGTTATCGCAGGTCGCCGAGGTGATCCCGGTATTGGGCATCACGGTGATGGCGATGGGGTTGGAGGTCTTGTCGTTCTTCAGCGCGGTGACCTTGTAGGTCCCGGCGGTGAGGTCGGCCGGCATGGTGAATTCCATGCGGTCGGCAGTGCGGGTGGTCGGCTGCAGGGTGCGAGCGTAGCCGTTGGCGTCGGTTACGACGACGTTGGCAGCGTAGCTCAGGGTCATGCCGTACATGCTGACGGAGTTTTCGAAGTTGGTGCCCCAGGCGACGATGTCCTTGGCTTCACCGGCGGTAAAGACCAGGCTGCTCAGGCCGCCCAGGTTCATGGCCAGGGGCCCGCTCATCGGAGCCAGGCTTGCTGCGGTGGCGGTGAAGCCATGGCAGCCCTGGCAGTCGCTGTTGGCGCCGATGTGGCCCCACCAGGGATCCTCAGCACCCGGAACTACAGTGCCGACGTTGGCAGTGGCGGGGGAGTCGACCTGGATGTTGTGCAGGGTCGGGATGCTGTGGCACTCCTCGCACTTGCGGATGGCCAGGGGGCTGCTCAGGTTGGGCACGCCCGGAGCGCTGGTCTGGTGACACCAGAAACAGCGCGGGTTGCCGTTGGCGTCGTTCAGGGCCAGGCCAGTGCTGTGGTGGGTTTCGGCGTTGCGGTACACCAGGCGACCGGTAACGGTGTCGACGGCCGGGACCAGCGGATCGGGATCGGTGTTGCTGTGGCAGTAGTTGCAGTTACCCTCGCGAACGTTGAAGGCGTTGAGTTCGCCGCCGTTGGGCTTGTTGCTCGGGAAGGGGGTCACCAGGCTCGGGGTGTAGGTCGGGATGGTGTGAGTCCCGGGATTCAGCGCCGCCTGCGGGGAGTTGTCGACCACCGAACCGTGGCAGGACTTGCAGTCGCGGCCGCGGGCATTAGCGGTGGCGTGATGGACAGTCTCCTGGTTGGGCAGCACCTCGTGGCACAGGGTGCAGTTGCGGAACGCCTGGATGACGAACACGCCGTTGACCACCTGCAGCGCGTGGCAGTTCATACAGTCGTAGGTGGTGTCGTTAATCCCGTCCTGGTTGGCGTCGGGATTGGTCGGGTTGGTGGCGGTCGTGGAGAACAGGGCGCTGGTCGCCGGGATCGCGGTGCCTACCAACAGGTGGTGACGGTTGACGTTCCCCTGGGAGATCTGGACCGGGTCGATGGGAACGCCTGCCGGGGGGGTGCCGCCCTGGGCGACGTGGCACTCACGGCACTGAGCCTCGGTCAGGCCGGAGAAGACGCCGTCGGGGATCCCGAGCTGCTGGTTGACAGGAGGTGGTGGTACGTTCGCGGAGGCAACGAAAGCCGCGCCGAAAACCAGCAGGGCGGCACAAGCCAATACCTTGAAACCGTTTTTCATTTTTTTGCTCCCTTTGTTGTTCAATTGATCAGGCCTCTTTGGTCATTTTCCGATCCCACTCGGATCGGCAGTCAAGCTGGCAGGAATTCTGCGGGGGAGTTCACCTCCTTCCGGGAAAAGTCTTTATGCGGTCTGCGACCGCCGTTACTGGCAGGGTACACCGCCCGGCGCGGGCCTTTTGGACGCCAAGGCGGTCCTGGGATTGAATTGTTGCGGGCGGCCGGTTTCAGGTGGCAGTGGGCCGCATCGCCCGAAAAAAAAAGGGTTGCCCTTGAATTCAGGCAACCCGGCTGTCTGCGTGAGACCCGCGGCTTTCCGTCCCCACCTCGCGGTGGGTTTGGCTTTTACTGCTTACGCCAAGTGATGGGGGCTTGCCACTGGCTGAAGGCAAGGCCATTTCGTCAGTTGGCTTTTTTTTTAAGGGGAGGCTTTGCGGGTAATCGGCACGATGTGCCCCAGGAAAACCTAGATGCCCCCGTGGTCGCCCCCTCCCACCAAGCCTGGGTTTTCAGGTGAATTGCTCCTAAAGATACTACGCCCCACCCAGGTCATGTCAAGGCCTAAATGATTTTTCAGCCCCGCCCAACAGCCCGAAATACCGTTCAATTCAACAGAATTTCAACCTTGGCCTGTTCGCGGAGTTTTTTCAGATGGGCCGCAAGGTTCTGCTCCCGCAATTGGCCACTTAAGAATTTGCCAATAAAGTCGCGAACTTCCTCGTAGGGCCGGACACCGCTCTGGCGGTGCTCCAGGACCTCGAGAACATGGTAGCCGTACTGGGTTTCAACCGGCTGGCTCAGCACCGCTGGTTCCGCTGCGAAGGCGACTTCGTCGAATTCCTTCGGCATGAAGCCCCGCTCCTGGTACCCCAGTTGTCCCCCTCCCGGCGCCGAGTTGCAGTCGGAGACCTCCTTGGCAACTTCCTCGAAGGGCCTGCCGTCAACAATCTCCTGGCGCGCCTTGAGTGCCTTTTCCAGGGCATTGTTGCGGGTTTCCGGGGCGTCCTCACGGGAGGCTGCGATCAGGATGTGTCGAACGTTGACTGCCTCGTTGGCTGTGAAGGCGACTTTGTTCTTTTCGAAATACTCGCGGATCTGCTCCTCGGGGACCTGCGGGTCCAGCAGTTCGTTGCGGTTCATGTATTCGCCGATCACTATCTGGCGCCGGGCGATATCTGCCAGTTCGTCGTCGGATTTGCTCCTGAGGTCCTGGCGGTGGCTCCCTTTGAGGGCCTCGATCTGCTTGCTGACCCTCTCCTTCAGGTCGGCAATGGGCAGCTTCTGGGCTGCCTGGTAAAGCAGTTCGGCGGCGATGAATTCCTCCAAGACCTTGGCCTTGATGGAATTGACGTACTGTTCCGAAGGGTTCTGGACCCCGAAGTTGCGGTATTTCCCCAGGCTCTTTTCCACCGCGGGGGCGATCTGCGCGGAATAGATGGGCTGATCGTTGACCTTTGCCACCACGACCTGGGCGTCCGGACCAGGGGCCGCGGTTTCGTCGGCCGCAGCGCAAACGGGGGCCTGGGCCAGGCCGGCAAGCAGCACAAGGGCTGCGGCAGCCACGAGTTTGCCTCGCAAAAACATTCGGGTCGGGGTGGAGCCTTGGCGGCTCCCTGGGTGAAAAGTCATCTGCATCAGGATCCTTTGCTCGGTCGGGCGGCATTCGTTGGGAATGGCCTCCCGGGGCTGGCCAAAGCTCTGGCGGACCCCTTCCGTGGTCTGCCAGGGCGAATACACTTTTCGCATTATAACCGAGCGCGGAAGAAAAGAGCAAGAGGGCCAGGGTACTGCTTCTCCGGATCGGTTACATAGAGAAGCAATTAATGTACCAAGTGAAATAAATGGAATATTTCGATGGGTTGTGTTTCATGGGCAGGCCGGTTGGCCTGCCGGGGGAGATGATTTGTTGGTGTTTGGCGACAGCTGTTTGGGTCGAAACCCGGAGTGGCGCGAAATGAGGGGATTTGTCTTTTGTCGCAAATGAGAGACGGTGAGGCGGCGGTGATTCACTTTGGCCTGCGGCGATCGACCAGCGTGGCCCTCGGCAGGGAAACTTTGAGGCCGGTTATTCTCAGCTGGCCATTCGCCCACTGTTGCTCGGAAAGCTGGAGCACCTGCAGCAGTTCGGGGCTCGGGTCCGTGGCGAGATAGCGCTCCATCAGCCCGGCAACCGTTTCGTTGAATCCCTTGCGTGAGGAGCCGTGGGCGTAATTGCGCCCGGCAAAGCGCCGGATGTCGCCGTCGAAGTTTTCGGAAATGTGATAGAGCTCGTGGATGATGGTGCTGAGGCGCTGTTCGTAGGACAGGCGCAAAAAGCGGGGGAACAGGATATAGACCAGATACAGGATCTCCTGTCCGCGATGCCTGAGGTCAGGCAGGCGGAAGGTCTCCAGGTAGCGGCCCCGCCGGCGGGTCTCTTCGCGCCGGCCGCCGCTGAAACGCAAAGGGGCGATGCGGGCGTAGACTCCGTGGGTTCCCTCGGCCCTGGAGCGGGAAATGCAGAACAGAACCCGCCGCGGGTCGATATGGCCAAGTGCGGGGAGTCGGTGCGCCAGGTCGGCGCAGAGCCGCTCGAAGTGCGCCGAGACATCGACGGCACCCTGGAGGGGGAGGCCCTTAGGGGGCATGAGCAGGCCCTCGTTCGGTGGCGATGTTAATCCTTCATCTTGTGGCAGAACAGGCAGCGATACTTGGGCGGATGGTCCTTGGGGAAGGGGACCCCGTCTTCGTTGTGACACTGTTCACAGACCTTTTCGGCGGCCTTTTTCCCCTCGGCGTGATAAATGTCGTAAATTTGCTGGTGCGACTCGTCCATCGGCACCCGGGTGGTCGATTCTTCGGGAGCGGCCCAAAGAAAAAGCACAATCGCGATGCCGACGGCGATCAGGATCAGGTCTCGTTTTTTCAGCATTGGTCAACTCGGGGTAGGTGGCCTTGCTCGAAGCGCCGTGCCGCGGGGCAGGCTCGGGCCGGGTTATTCGGTCTTGATAAACAGCAGGTAGATGATCACCATGATCA
This window encodes:
- a CDS encoding HAMP domain-containing sensor histidine kinase, with product MALALLPLLALDLLVAYRSEEILGRRVAQELQVEVETGAEALEVYLAGIRRDLLALARFLERRLEPRAEAPGWEEVQEEFYRVLQAENAYYQVRYLDSRGMERIRVNNLAGRLVQVPESELQDKADRYYWREAMQTAPGEVYLSHLDANIEYGVPEDPLRLVVRLATVVADGAGRKRGVVIINVFGDQLLRALTPLRAGSGTRVILLGDNRRFVEMSRSATNLQFVSGRQEILEAELGAALAEGSSLGGNGASIGRERLVAEAAVHPGMDRQWRLLKIVPGEQLFSEITGLRRTLAFFGLLIGLGAALLALAAARQFSRPIRRLSRYALRVAEGDFSSPPAIGSRDELGRLAGSLAEMGRSLAESRDRLVDWNLSLQQEVDRKVAALRESEERYRLIFSSESDAILIFEAETRALVEANRAAAELYGYALDEFAGLCLEDLLCDVEQGRARLARVLAGTLSRIELTYHRKKDGSVFPAEVSAGTFRWGGKLMLVGIVRDISERLEIDRMKDEMLAAVSHEMRTPLTAMMGFAEFMLDNPVAEAEAREYLGIILKETDRLHGLIDNLLSFQRLRAGYGGDGFAGVSLEQLLEEVAELFGGPSSRRKLVLDCQEGLPAVHGDAELLRQAVGNLVSNAVKYSPPGTRVTLGARAAEGWVTLRVEDQGQGIPPAVREQIFDRFFRIDRGGSKRVGGTGLGLPLVKEIARLHGGRVRVESSEGEGSTFFLELPVAGPGRPQPQRESSSEAEFA
- the nikR gene encoding nickel-responsive transcriptional regulator NikR; its protein translation is MSELSRFGISIDDRLLKRFDELIARKGYGNRSEAIRDLIRGALVEDQWAREDEQTVGTVTLVYDHHTRDLADKLTEHQHSHHEAIISALHVHLDAHHCLEVVVVKGKAREVRKLADELIGTKGVKHGKLVTSTTGTDLT
- a CDS encoding putative metallopeptidase, whose translation is MPPKGLPLQGAVDVSAHFERLCADLAHRLPALGHIDPRRVLFCISRSRAEGTHGVYARIAPLRFSGGRREETRRRGRYLETFRLPDLRHRGQEILYLVYILFPRFLRLSYEQRLSTIIHELYHISENFDGDIRRFAGRNYAHGSSRKGFNETVAGLMERYLATDPSPELLQVLQLSEQQWANGQLRITGLKVSLPRATLVDRRRPK
- a CDS encoding cytochrome c, whose amino-acid sequence is MLKKRDLILIAVGIAIVLFLWAAPEESTTRVPMDESHQQIYDIYHAEGKKAAEKVCEQCHNEDGVPFPKDHPPKYRCLFCHKMKD
- a CDS encoding IPT/TIG domain-containing protein produces the protein MKNGFKVLACAALLVFGAAFVASANVPPPPVNQQLGIPDGVFSGLTEAQCRECHVAQGGTPPAGVPIDPVQISQGNVNRHHLLVGTAIPATSALFSTTATNPTNPDANQDGINDTTYDCMNCHALQVVNGVFVIQAFRNCTLCHEVLPNQETVHHATANARGRDCKSCHGSVVDNSPQAALNPGTHTIPTYTPSLVTPFPSNKPNGGELNAFNVREGNCNYCHSNTDPDPLVPAVDTVTGRLVYRNAETHHSTGLALNDANGNPRCFWCHQTSAPGVPNLSSPLAIRKCEECHSIPTLHNIQVDSPATANVGTVVPGAEDPWWGHIGANSDCQGCHGFTATAASLAPMSGPLAMNLGGLSSLVFTAGEAKDIVAWGTNFENSVSMYGMTLSYAANVVVTDANGYARTLQPTTRTADRMEFTMPADLTAGTYKVTALKNDKTSNPIAITVMPNTGITSATCDNGTLTVLGSGFGSAPPAAASDLGAFMNGTQAQVISWADDRIVASGACGENLVVKSTFTAAATASVTAPPVVEEPPVVEEPPVVEEPPAVIAPVIDDLNRDSGRSRDTRKIEGANFGSNQGSSYVLFGDEKADIRRWKADEIAFRVPSVRRGNYDIVVVVNGVKSNAVSFRVR
- a CDS encoding peptidylprolyl isomerase; amino-acid sequence: MTFHPGSRQGSTPTRMFLRGKLVAAAALVLLAGLAQAPVCAAADETAAPGPDAQVVVAKVNDQPIYSAQIAPAVEKSLGKYRNFGVQNPSEQYVNSIKAKVLEEFIAAELLYQAAQKLPIADLKERVSKQIEALKGSHRQDLRSKSDDELADIARRQIVIGEYMNRNELLDPQVPEEQIREYFEKNKVAFTANEAVNVRHILIAASREDAPETRNNALEKALKARQEIVDGRPFEEVAKEVSDCNSAPGGGQLGYQERGFMPKEFDEVAFAAEPAVLSQPVETQYGYHVLEVLEHRQSGVRPYEEVRDFIGKFLSGQLREQNLAAHLKKLREQAKVEILLN
- a CDS encoding anaerobic ribonucleoside-triphosphate reductase activating protein, with translation MGVKGFQGTSLLDYPGKIASLVFFGGCNLTCPFCHNPSLVLAPGELPDYPLTALLEDLRERRRFIDGVVVTGGEPTLDPDLLPLLREIRKLDLRIKIDTNGLAPQVLRRALAEGLVDYLAMDLKTSPGRYGELHRAPVAVADLQASAAILRESGIQYEFRTTCVPGYVEAEDIQAMGALIQGAELWVLQQFEQAHSLDEGLRGVEQHPVAKLGALAELAGSYVRSLKVRGIEP
- a CDS encoding S8 family peptidase, which codes for MRSIPLFLALIALVCTGMSIPAEAMAAEKRVIIGFRSAPGAQEESAVSARRGKIKRKFKRLPVIAASLPEEEIAKLKDNPLVAYVQEDALVQMIAPLAASIEYQNSWGVERIGSRAVHLQGITGTTTGGARVKIAVVDSGIDASHPELAGVYAGGTDFVFGDAVPDDENGHGTHVAGIIAAALNDQGVVGVAPSAEIYAVRVMDGGGQGFVSWVIQGIDWAIDNQVDIINLSLAVTVNDPALQQACDQAWQAGILVVAAAGNFGGGPVTYPAAYDSVIAVSATQIDDQFATFSSLGPEVELAAPGTDITSTYLGGGYMGFSGTSEAAPHVSGVAALVIAKGIEDLNNDGRINDEVRFRLQQTATDLGTVGRDDWFGFGLVNAANAVNFTQIPDTDPGPFEPMVIDLTRTTAPRENDAQQVILPGGNYLVTIKHSTLKRLFVEVYENGQRVAELSSVVRFRGKRSKASRVVLNAPAGPYDIWLTPDGRPGSGAELRIDSF
- a CDS encoding ribonucleoside triphosphate reductase, yielding MLEFIRKRDGRLVSFEESKVTEAIRKAVRAVGGSDMEKAASITRQVVGILQVIYKDERVPTVENVQDLVEKILIENGHAKVAKAYILYRKQHESLRRTQEFMKESIEAIDSYLTQEDWRVNENANMGYSLQGLNNHIAANITSNYWLNKIYPSYIADAHRNADFHIHDLGMLSVYCCGWDLKDLLLKGFTGAYGKVQSAPASHFRTALGQVVNFFYTLQGEAAGAQAFANFDTLLAPFIRYDRLGFKEVKQAMQEFIFNMNVPTRVGFQTPFTNITMDVTPPRNMAGEAVICGGRMMEQTYGEFQAEMDLFNRAFCEVMMAGDASGRIFSFPIPTYNITADTDWEGERMQPIWEMTAKYGIPYFSNFINSDMDPEDARSMCCRLRLDNRELRRRGGGLFGSNPLTGSIGVVTLNLPRAAFLAESEEAFYARISELMRLAFESLEIKRKQLERFTDEGLYPYSRYYLAGIRERSGNYWDNHFSTIGLLGMNEACLNLLGQGIDTAAGKAFAVKALQFMRGQLEAFQEQTGHLYNLEATPAEGTSFRLARADRKRFPDIRTAGGEEPYYTNSTQLPVGTTEDIFQALTHQDALQTQYTGGTVFHGFLGERLDDWRSARLLVKRIAENFHLPYFTISPTFTICPVHGYIPGEHFACPHHHEGKAA